In one Pseudomonas purpurea genomic region, the following are encoded:
- a CDS encoding SdiA-regulated domain-containing protein produces MRRLARPTPILLIVCCVALLVSGFAGQHYRLFERAWFNWQSWLGPVDEQSMGLAQYRVTLEAQPIVGLDDDVSALTYDPVRKSLFTVTNQNAELIELSLDGHILRRVALVGFGDPEAVEFISANTYVITDERQQRLIKIHLQDDTVFLDAADAEQISLGVHMRSNKGFEGLAYDSVGKRLFVAKERDPMLIYEVQGFPHYNPEKSYAVHVINNPKRDAGLFVRDLSSLQYDERSGHLLALSDESRLVIELDVDGRPLSTMSLLKGRQGLRETVPQAEGIAMDDDGTVYLVSEPNLFYVFKQPAR; encoded by the coding sequence ATGCGCCGACTTGCCCGCCCCACCCCCATACTGCTGATCGTATGCTGCGTTGCCTTGTTGGTTTCGGGGTTCGCCGGGCAGCATTACCGTCTGTTCGAGCGGGCCTGGTTCAACTGGCAATCCTGGCTGGGGCCGGTCGACGAGCAGTCCATGGGCTTGGCTCAGTATCGGGTGACCCTTGAGGCGCAACCCATCGTCGGGCTGGACGATGACGTGTCGGCCCTGACCTACGACCCGGTGCGAAAAAGCCTGTTTACCGTCACCAATCAAAACGCCGAGCTGATCGAGCTGTCCCTCGACGGCCACATTCTGCGCCGCGTGGCGTTGGTCGGCTTCGGTGATCCAGAAGCCGTTGAGTTCATCAGCGCCAACACCTATGTCATCACTGACGAGCGCCAGCAACGCCTGATCAAGATTCACCTGCAAGACGACACGGTGTTTCTCGATGCCGCGGACGCCGAGCAAATCAGCCTCGGTGTGCACATGCGCAGCAACAAAGGGTTCGAAGGGTTGGCCTACGATTCGGTGGGCAAAAGGTTGTTCGTGGCCAAGGAACGCGACCCGATGCTGATCTATGAGGTGCAGGGGTTTCCCCACTACAACCCGGAGAAGTCCTACGCCGTGCATGTGATCAACAACCCCAAGCGCGATGCCGGGTTGTTCGTGCGCGATTTGTCGAGCCTGCAATACGACGAGCGCAGCGGTCATTTGCTGGCATTGTCGGATGAGTCGCGGCTGGTGATCGAGCTGGATGTCGATGGTCGGCCGCTGAGTACGATGTCATTGCTCAAGGGCCGCCAGGGGTTGCGTGAAACCGTGCCGCAAGCGGAAGGGATCGCCATGGACGATGACGGCACGGTGTACCTGGTGAGCGAGCCGAACCTGTTCTACGTCTTCAAGCAGCCGGCTCGCTAA
- the rpiA gene encoding ribose-5-phosphate isomerase RpiA — translation MTQDQLKQAVAQAAVDFILPKLDDKSIVGVGTGSTANCFIDALALHKGAFDGAVASSEATAARLKGHGIPVYELNTVSDLEFYVDGADESDEHLNLIKGGGAALTREKIVAAVAKTFICIADASKLVPVLGAFPLPVEVIPMARSHVARELVKLGGDPVYREGVLTDNGNIILDVFNMQITNPVELETQINAIVGVVTNGLFAARPADLLLLGTAEGVKTLKA, via the coding sequence ATGACCCAGGATCAACTCAAACAGGCAGTAGCCCAGGCCGCTGTCGACTTCATCCTTCCGAAACTCGACGACAAAAGCATCGTCGGGGTCGGCACCGGCTCCACCGCCAACTGCTTCATCGATGCGCTGGCGTTGCACAAAGGCGCGTTCGACGGTGCGGTCGCCAGTTCCGAAGCCACCGCTGCACGGCTCAAGGGCCATGGCATTCCAGTGTATGAACTGAACACTGTCAGCGACCTGGAGTTCTACGTCGACGGCGCCGATGAAAGCGACGAACACCTGAACCTGATCAAGGGTGGCGGCGCAGCCCTGACCCGCGAGAAGATCGTCGCGGCCGTGGCCAAGACCTTCATCTGCATCGCCGACGCCAGCAAACTGGTGCCGGTACTCGGGGCGTTCCCGCTGCCGGTCGAAGTGATCCCGATGGCCCGCAGCCACGTGGCCCGCGAGCTGGTGAAACTGGGCGGCGACCCGGTGTATCGCGAAGGCGTGTTGACCGACAACGGCAACATCATCCTCGACGTGTTCAACATGCAGATCACCAACCCGGTGGAACTGGAAACCCAAATCAACGCCATCGTCGGCGTTGTCACCAACGGCCTGTTCGCCGCCCGTCCGGCTGACTTGCTGCTGTTGGGTACCGCTGAAGGCGTGAAAACCCTCAAGGCCTGA
- a CDS encoding HAD family hydrolase, protein MRLALFDLDNTLLGGDSDHAWGDYLCERGILDPVAYKARNDEFYQDYLAGKLDNAEYLNFCLEILGRTDMAQLDEWHRDYMRDCIEPIVLPKGLELLAKHRAAGDKLVIITATNRFVTGPIAERLGVETLIATECEMVDGRYSGRSTDVPCFREGKVTRLNRWLEETGLSLEDSYFYSDSMNDLSLLEQVTHAVAVDPDPNLRAEAQKRGWPVISLRD, encoded by the coding sequence ATGCGCCTGGCTTTATTCGACTTGGACAACACCCTTCTGGGCGGTGACAGTGATCACGCTTGGGGCGATTACCTGTGCGAGCGCGGAATTCTCGACCCCGTCGCCTACAAGGCACGCAACGACGAGTTCTACCAGGATTACCTGGCTGGCAAGCTGGATAACGCCGAGTACCTGAACTTTTGCCTGGAGATCCTCGGCCGCACCGACATGGCCCAGCTCGATGAATGGCACCGCGACTACATGCGCGACTGCATCGAGCCGATCGTGTTGCCCAAGGGGCTCGAACTGCTGGCCAAACACCGCGCTGCCGGCGACAAACTGGTGATCATCACCGCCACCAACCGCTTCGTGACCGGGCCGATTGCCGAGCGCCTGGGGGTTGAAACCCTGATCGCCACCGAATGCGAAATGGTCGACGGCCGCTACAGCGGGCGCAGCACCGACGTGCCGTGCTTTCGCGAAGGCAAGGTGACGCGTTTGAATCGTTGGCTGGAAGAGACGGGGTTGTCGCTTGAAGACAGCTATTTCTACAGCGACTCAATGAATGACCTGTCGCTGCTGGAGCAGGTGACTCACGCTGTGGCGGTCGATCCTGATCCGAATTTGCGCGCTGAAGCCCAGAAGCGTGGCTGGCCGGTCATATCGTTGCGCGACTGA
- a CDS encoding fumarylacetoacetate hydrolase family protein, whose protein sequence is MSYQHQYVDGTRIHFPLGKVVCIGRNYTEHAKELDNPVPTEPLLFIKPGSCVVPLEGGFTIPTERGSVHYEAEIAVLIGKPLSTKPSREEVLDAISGFAPALDLTLRDKQAELKSKGLPWEIAKSFDGAAVFAPFVAAGTFADLADIGIRLTINGEVRQDGNSSAMLNPIVPMIQHMAGCFSLQAGDVILTGTPVGVGPLNVGDELVLELPGVSRFTSRVR, encoded by the coding sequence ATGAGCTATCAGCACCAGTATGTCGACGGTACGCGTATTCACTTCCCGCTCGGGAAAGTGGTGTGCATCGGGCGTAACTACACCGAACACGCCAAGGAACTGGATAACCCGGTACCGACCGAGCCGCTGTTGTTCATCAAGCCGGGCAGTTGCGTGGTACCGCTGGAAGGCGGTTTTACCATTCCGACCGAGCGTGGCTCGGTGCATTACGAGGCGGAAATCGCGGTGTTGATCGGCAAGCCCTTGTCGACCAAGCCGAGCCGCGAAGAAGTGCTCGATGCCATCTCCGGCTTCGCGCCCGCGCTGGACCTGACCCTGCGTGACAAACAGGCCGAGCTCAAGTCCAAGGGCCTGCCGTGGGAAATCGCCAAGTCGTTCGACGGCGCGGCGGTATTTGCACCGTTTGTGGCCGCCGGTACGTTTGCCGACCTGGCCGACATTGGCATTCGCCTGACCATCAACGGTGAGGTTCGCCAGGACGGCAACAGCAGCGCCATGCTCAATCCGATTGTGCCGATGATCCAGCACATGGCCGGCTGCTTCTCGCTGCAGGCCGGTGACGTGATTCTCACCGGCACGCCAGTGGGCGTCGGCCCGCTGAATGTCGGCGATGAACTGGTGTTGGAACTGCCCGGCGTCAGCCGTTTCACCAGCCGCGTTCGCTAG
- the ptsP gene encoding phosphoenolpyruvate--protein phosphotransferase codes for MLNTLRKIVQEVNSAKDLKAALGIIVLRVKEAMGSQVCSVYLLDPETNRFVLMATEGLNKRSIGKVSMAPNEGLVGLVGTREEPLNLENAADHPRYRYFAETGEERYASFLGAPIIHHRRVVGVLVIQQKERRQFDEGEEAFLVTMSAQLAGVIAHAEATGSIRGLGRQGKGIQEAKFVGVPGSPGAAVGTAVVMLPPADLDVVPDKTIHDIDAELGLFKTAIEGVRADMRALSAKLATQLRPEERALFDVYLMMLDDASLGSEVTTIIKTGQWAQGALRQVVTDHVNRFELMDDAYLRERASDVKDLGRRLLAYLQEERQQTLVYPDNTILISEELTPAMLGEVPEGKLVGLVSVLGSGNSHVAILARAMGIPTVMGLVDLPYSKVDGIDMIVDGYHGEVYTNPSDVLRKQFAEVVEEEKQLALGLDALRDLPCVTLDGHRMPLWVNTGLLADVARAQKRGAEGVGLYRTEVPFMINQRFPSEKEQLAIYREQLAAFHPQPVTMRSLDIGGDKSLSYFPIKEDNPFLGWRGIRVTLDHPEIFLVQTRAMLKASEGLNNLRILLPMISGIHELEEALHLIHRAWGEVRDEGTDVPMPPVGVMIEIPAAVYQTKELARQVDFLSVGSNDLTQYLLAVDRNNPRVADLYDYLHPAVLQALQTVVRDAHAEGKPVSICGEMAGDPAAAVLLMAMGFDSLSMNATNLPKVKWMLRQINLTWAKDLLAELMTIDNPQVIHSSLQLALKNLGLARMINPAAIKTL; via the coding sequence ATGCTCAATACGCTGCGCAAGATCGTCCAGGAAGTTAACTCCGCCAAGGATCTCAAGGCGGCGTTGGGGATTATTGTGTTGCGCGTCAAAGAGGCCATGGGCAGCCAGGTCTGCTCGGTCTACCTGCTCGACCCCGAGACCAACCGTTTCGTGTTGATGGCCACCGAGGGCTTGAACAAGCGCTCGATCGGCAAGGTCAGCATGGCACCCAACGAAGGTCTGGTCGGCCTGGTCGGCACGCGTGAAGAACCCCTGAACCTCGAAAATGCCGCGGATCACCCGCGCTATCGCTACTTTGCCGAAACCGGTGAAGAGCGTTATGCCTCGTTCCTCGGTGCACCGATCATTCACCACCGCCGCGTCGTCGGCGTGTTGGTCATCCAGCAAAAAGAACGTCGCCAGTTCGACGAAGGTGAAGAAGCCTTCCTGGTGACCATGAGCGCCCAGCTCGCCGGCGTAATCGCCCACGCCGAGGCCACCGGCTCGATCCGTGGCCTGGGTCGCCAGGGCAAAGGCATTCAGGAAGCAAAGTTCGTCGGCGTACCAGGTTCGCCCGGCGCGGCGGTCGGGACCGCGGTGGTCATGCTGCCACCGGCCGACCTGGACGTGGTGCCCGATAAAACCATCCACGACATCGACGCCGAGCTGGGTCTGTTCAAGACCGCCATCGAAGGCGTGCGCGCCGACATGCGCGCCTTGTCCGCCAAGCTCGCCACCCAGTTGCGGCCCGAAGAGCGGGCGCTGTTCGACGTCTACCTGATGATGCTCGATGATGCCTCGCTGGGCAGCGAAGTGACGACCATCATCAAGACCGGCCAGTGGGCCCAGGGCGCGTTGCGTCAGGTGGTCACCGATCACGTCAACCGCTTCGAACTGATGGACGACGCCTACCTGCGCGAACGCGCTTCGGACGTCAAGGACCTAGGTCGTCGTCTGCTGGCGTACTTGCAGGAAGAGCGCCAGCAAACCCTGGTCTACCCCGACAACACCATTCTGATCAGCGAAGAACTGACGCCGGCCATGCTCGGCGAAGTGCCGGAAGGCAAGCTGGTGGGTCTGGTGTCGGTACTCGGTTCCGGCAACTCCCACGTGGCGATCCTGGCACGCGCCATGGGCATCCCGACGGTGATGGGCCTGGTCGACCTGCCGTATTCCAAGGTCGACGGCATCGACATGATCGTCGACGGCTACCACGGCGAGGTCTACACCAACCCCAGCGACGTGCTGCGCAAGCAGTTCGCCGAGGTGGTCGAGGAAGAGAAGCAACTGGCCCTCGGGCTGGATGCACTGCGCGACCTGCCGTGCGTGACCCTCGACGGCCACCGCATGCCGCTGTGGGTCAACACTGGCCTGTTGGCGGACGTGGCGCGGGCGCAAAAGCGCGGCGCCGAGGGTGTGGGCCTGTACCGCACCGAAGTGCCGTTCATGATCAATCAACGGTTCCCGAGTGAAAAGGAGCAGCTGGCGATCTATCGCGAGCAACTCGCCGCCTTCCACCCGCAACCGGTGACCATGCGCAGCCTGGACATTGGCGGCGACAAGTCACTGTCGTACTTCCCGATCAAGGAAGACAACCCGTTCCTGGGCTGGCGCGGGATTCGCGTCACCCTCGACCACCCGGAGATTTTCCTGGTACAGACCCGCGCCATGCTCAAGGCCAGTGAAGGCCTGAACAACCTGCGTATTCTGTTGCCGATGATTTCCGGCATTCACGAACTCGAAGAAGCCTTGCACCTGATTCACCGCGCCTGGGGTGAAGTGCGCGACGAAGGCACCGACGTGCCGATGCCACCGGTTGGTGTGATGATCGAGATTCCGGCGGCGGTGTACCAGACCAAGGAACTGGCGCGGCAGGTGGACTTCCTGTCGGTCGGCTCCAACGACCTGACCCAGTACCTGCTGGCCGTGGACCGCAACAACCCGCGAGTGGCCGACCTCTACGACTACCTGCACCCGGCAGTGCTGCAAGCGCTGCAAACCGTGGTGCGCGACGCCCATGCCGAAGGCAAGCCTGTGAGCATCTGTGGCGAGATGGCCGGTGACCCGGCAGCGGCGGTGCTGTTGATGGCGATGGGGTTCGACAGCTTGTCGATGAACGCCACCAACCTGCCGAAAGTGAAGTGGATGCTGCGCCAGATCAACCTGACGTGGGCCAAGGACCTGCTCGCTGAGCTGATGACCATCGACAACCCGCAAGTTATCCACAGCTCGCTGCAACTGGCGCTGAAGAACCTTGGGTTGGCGCGGATGATCAATCCGGCGGCGATCAAGACCCTCTGA
- a CDS encoding autotransporter domain-containing protein, with product MIKPLALAVSVASALLSLPSQAYEYGEHAATTLDRLINDYPGRYRGTANFAGAADWMQSQMGNAYSISRQDFSWNSGSRRSQNVVAYAAGTKPQYVVVGAHFDTYFGRPTLQGLDDNGSGASVLTEIARNLGGLKLENGLQVVGFGAEEEGLRGSKAFVESLSASQRANMLAMINLDSLITGDMMYAHAGQNSIDNPALASLREHTLKIARELNINLFTNPGLDPAYPKGTGCCSDGEAFEKLNVPILYIEATNWELGAMDGYTQTSNPAIPGGSTWHDPAEDNEKVLTNAFGQERIDQRLRDYSRLLSRLVLELTNADLLASTASGGAVARNQQDNLQRQHQAMVRLHDRRWLTLQAMSREVGSFDGEIGVDGEYNPDSGFDTAPNPEARRLGVHALGDYQLSSSLNIGASLSYLSGRDKLEHGGKLDSDTWQAAVYALLNDGGPQWLAGDLSAGRTRFDSKRNLVIQANGGPVLLNQQLTGDTDALTLGARVLGGYDFDFGPVKSGPFAGLDYNHYRIDGFHEKQDLRTALGYQEQRFDSLEASLGWRVRGTLGLPYGMSLLPYGDIAWVKELGDGRLEDLDLTSRADSQVRVAELGSVDKSFGRAQVGSQLAITPQLGVFAEVNSRIGHDEGSQTGYSLGVQWMF from the coding sequence GTGATTAAGCCCCTCGCGCTTGCTGTCAGTGTTGCCAGCGCCCTGCTCTCCCTCCCAAGCCAGGCCTACGAGTACGGCGAACATGCCGCCACCACCCTGGATCGCCTGATCAACGATTACCCCGGCCGCTATCGCGGCACCGCCAACTTCGCCGGCGCTGCCGACTGGATGCAAAGCCAGATGGGCAACGCCTACAGCATCAGCCGTCAGGATTTCAGCTGGAACAGTGGCAGCCGCCGTTCGCAGAACGTGGTCGCCTACGCTGCCGGCACGAAACCGCAGTACGTCGTGGTCGGTGCGCACTTCGACACCTACTTCGGTCGCCCGACCCTGCAAGGCCTGGACGACAACGGTTCCGGCGCCAGCGTACTGACGGAAATCGCCCGCAACCTCGGCGGCCTGAAACTGGAGAACGGCTTGCAAGTGGTCGGCTTCGGCGCCGAAGAAGAAGGCCTGCGCGGTTCCAAGGCGTTTGTCGAATCCCTGAGCGCCAGCCAGCGCGCCAACATGCTGGCCATGATCAACCTCGACAGCCTGATCACTGGCGACATGATGTACGCCCACGCGGGCCAGAACAGCATCGACAACCCGGCCTTGGCGTCCTTGCGCGAACACACCTTGAAAATCGCCAGGGAACTGAACATCAACCTGTTCACCAACCCTGGCCTCGACCCGGCCTACCCCAAAGGCACCGGTTGCTGCAGCGACGGCGAGGCCTTTGAAAAGCTCAACGTCCCGATTCTCTATATAGAAGCCACCAACTGGGAACTGGGCGCCATGGACGGCTACACCCAGACCAGCAACCCGGCGATCCCCGGCGGTTCGACCTGGCATGACCCGGCCGAAGACAACGAGAAAGTCCTGACCAACGCCTTCGGCCAGGAACGCATCGACCAGCGCCTGCGCGATTACTCGCGCCTGCTCAGCCGCCTCGTGCTGGAACTGACCAACGCCGACCTGCTGGCTTCCACCGCCTCGGGCGGTGCGGTAGCACGCAATCAGCAGGACAACCTGCAACGCCAGCATCAAGCCATGGTGCGCCTGCATGACCGCCGCTGGCTGACGCTGCAAGCCATGAGCCGCGAGGTCGGCAGTTTTGATGGCGAAATCGGCGTCGACGGCGAATACAACCCCGACAGCGGTTTCGACACGGCGCCCAACCCAGAAGCACGTCGCCTGGGCGTGCACGCACTCGGCGATTATCAGTTGAGTTCAAGCCTGAACATCGGCGCCAGCCTCAGCTACCTCAGCGGTCGCGACAAACTGGAGCACGGCGGCAAACTCGACAGCGACACCTGGCAGGCAGCGGTCTACGCCTTGCTCAACGATGGCGGGCCGCAATGGCTGGCGGGCGACCTGAGCGCCGGCCGTACGCGTTTCGACTCGAAACGTAACCTGGTGATCCAGGCCAATGGCGGCCCGGTGTTGCTCAATCAACAGCTCACCGGTGACACCGACGCCCTGACCCTCGGCGCGCGGGTGCTCGGCGGTTATGACTTCGACTTCGGCCCGGTCAAGAGCGGCCCCTTCGCCGGTCTCGACTACAATCACTACCGCATCGACGGCTTCCACGAGAAACAGGACTTGCGCACCGCCCTCGGCTATCAGGAACAACGCTTCGATTCGCTGGAAGCCAGCCTCGGCTGGCGCGTACGCGGCACGCTGGGCCTGCCTTACGGCATGAGCCTGCTGCCTTACGGCGACATCGCGTGGGTCAAGGAGTTGGGTGACGGGCGCCTGGAAGACCTCGACCTCACCAGCCGCGCCGACAGCCAGGTGCGCGTCGCCGAACTGGGCTCCGTGGACAAGAGCTTTGGCCGCGCACAAGTCGGCAGCCAATTGGCAATCACTCCACAGCTTGGGGTGTTCGCGGAGGTCAACAGCCGCATCGGTCACGACGAAGGCAGCCAGACCGGTTACTCCCTCGGCGTGCAGTGGATGTTCTAA
- a CDS encoding SdiA-regulated domain-containing protein yields the protein MDTQPLPELKISRRSRFSMRWYSWLLLVGVVVYGVSVAMHWDDRGLLWVSERFESPAARKESIWLPDYRAVVDAKLLPGMEGDEASDLAYNPLSKTLFSVMGKKPFLAELTLQGDVLRKIKLVGWGNPEGVAVMENGLIAIVDERKHVLSIVKVEPDTLELNINNFPQYDLGPSKDQNKAFEAIAWDPRKQQLLLGEERPPALFTWKSDGSQTLTGDKQKLPSDELDLRNLSALAIDPRTGHTLVLSADSHLLLELDEQGEQVSFMTLLGGFNGLKDTIPRAEGVAMDEAGTLYIVSEPNLFYRFEKK from the coding sequence ATGGACACTCAACCGCTGCCCGAACTCAAGATTTCTCGCCGCTCGCGTTTCTCCATGCGCTGGTATTCCTGGCTGTTGCTGGTCGGGGTGGTGGTGTATGGCGTATCGGTGGCGATGCATTGGGATGATCGTGGCCTGCTTTGGGTGTCGGAGCGCTTTGAAAGCCCGGCTGCACGCAAGGAAAGTATCTGGTTGCCGGATTACCGTGCGGTAGTCGACGCGAAACTGTTGCCGGGCATGGAAGGCGATGAAGCATCGGACCTGGCCTACAACCCGTTGAGCAAGACCCTATTCTCGGTCATGGGCAAAAAGCCGTTCCTGGCTGAGCTGACGCTGCAAGGTGATGTACTGCGCAAGATCAAACTGGTGGGCTGGGGTAACCCTGAAGGCGTGGCGGTGATGGAAAACGGCCTGATCGCCATCGTCGATGAACGCAAGCACGTGCTGTCCATCGTCAAGGTCGAGCCCGACACCCTTGAGCTGAACATCAACAACTTCCCCCAGTACGACCTCGGTCCGTCCAAGGATCAGAACAAGGCCTTCGAGGCGATTGCCTGGGACCCGCGCAAGCAGCAATTGCTGTTGGGTGAAGAGCGCCCACCGGCGCTGTTTACCTGGAAAAGCGACGGCAGCCAGACGCTGACGGGCGACAAGCAGAAACTGCCCAGCGACGAATTGGACCTGCGCAACCTGTCGGCCCTGGCGATTGATCCACGCACCGGACATACCCTGGTGTTGTCCGCCGACTCTCACCTGCTGCTCGAACTCGACGAGCAGGGCGAGCAGGTCAGCTTCATGACCCTGCTGGGTGGCTTTAATGGCTTGAAAGACACCATCCCGCGGGCTGAGGGCGTGGCCATGGACGAGGCCGGGACGCTCTATATCGTGAGTGAGCCGAACCTGTTCTATCGGTTCGAAAAGAAGTAG
- a CDS encoding RNA pyrophosphohydrolase: MIDPDGFRPNVGIILTNDAGQVLWARRINQDAWQFPQGGINPQETPEDALYRELNEEVGLEREDVEILACTRGWLRYRLPQRLVRTHSQPLCIGQKQKWFLLRLVSNEQRVRMDLTGKPEFDGWRWVSYWYPLGQVVTFKREVYRRALKELAPRLLARD, from the coding sequence GTGATCGACCCCGATGGTTTCCGCCCCAATGTCGGGATTATTCTCACGAATGATGCTGGCCAGGTGCTATGGGCTCGCCGTATCAATCAAGATGCCTGGCAGTTTCCTCAAGGGGGGATCAACCCGCAGGAGACGCCGGAAGACGCCTTGTACCGCGAGCTGAACGAAGAAGTGGGTCTGGAGCGCGAAGATGTTGAAATACTCGCCTGCACCCGGGGCTGGTTGCGCTATCGTTTGCCGCAACGTCTGGTCCGAACCCACAGCCAACCGCTGTGTATCGGCCAGAAACAGAAATGGTTTCTCCTGCGCCTGGTCTCCAACGAGCAGCGGGTGCGGATGGATTTGACCGGTAAACCGGAGTTCGATGGCTGGCGCTGGGTCAGTTATTGGTATCCGTTGGGCCAGGTGGTGACATTCAAGCGCGAGGTGTATCGCCGCGCTCTCAAAGAGCTTGCCCCGCGCCTTTTAGCGCGCGACTGA
- the ilvA gene encoding threonine ammonia-lyase, biosynthetic has protein sequence MLEQYVKKILTSRVYDVAVETPLQTARQLSERLGNKIWLKREDLQPVFSFKIRGAYNKLTQLSAEERARGVVTASAGNHAQGLALAAKVLGVKATIVMPKTTPEIKVEGVRSRGGKVVLHGDSFPEALAYSLKLVDEKGYVYIHPYDDPHTIAGQGTVAMEILRQHPGPLDAIFVPVGGGGLIAGIAAYVKYLRPEIKIIGVEPDDSNCLQAAMAAGVRVVLPTVGLFADGVAVAQIGQHTFDICKDYVDEVITVSTDEICAAIKDIYDDTRSITEPAGALGVAGIKKYVELRGVTGQTLVAIDSGANVNFDRLRHVAERAELGEGREAIIAVTIPEKPGSFKAFCEAIGKRQITEFNYRYSTGSEAHIFVGVQTHPETDPRSALIASLVQQGFPVLDLTDNELAKLHIRHMVGGRAAHVVDEVVLRFEFPERPGALFNFLHKLGGRWNISMFHYRNHGAADGRVVAGLQVPDDERHLVPAALAEIGYPYWDESNNPAYKLFLG, from the coding sequence ATGCTCGAACAGTACGTCAAAAAGATCCTCACCTCGCGCGTTTATGACGTTGCCGTAGAAACCCCATTGCAGACTGCTCGCCAGCTCTCCGAGCGGCTGGGCAACAAGATTTGGCTCAAGCGTGAAGACTTGCAGCCGGTGTTCTCGTTCAAGATTCGTGGCGCCTACAACAAGCTGACCCAGTTGAGTGCTGAAGAGCGCGCCCGTGGCGTGGTCACGGCTTCGGCGGGCAACCACGCGCAGGGCCTGGCCCTGGCGGCCAAGGTGTTGGGCGTGAAAGCGACCATCGTCATGCCCAAGACCACCCCGGAAATCAAAGTCGAAGGCGTGCGCTCGCGCGGCGGCAAAGTGGTGCTGCACGGTGATTCCTTTCCGGAAGCGCTGGCCTACTCGCTGAAACTGGTCGACGAAAAAGGCTACGTCTACATTCACCCTTACGACGATCCCCACACCATTGCCGGGCAGGGCACTGTGGCGATGGAAATTCTGCGCCAGCACCCAGGGCCGCTGGACGCGATTTTTGTGCCGGTGGGCGGCGGTGGCCTGATTGCCGGGATCGCGGCGTACGTGAAATACCTGCGCCCGGAAATCAAAATCATCGGCGTCGAGCCCGACGACTCGAACTGCTTGCAAGCGGCCATGGCGGCCGGTGTGCGCGTGGTGTTGCCGACAGTGGGCCTGTTTGCCGATGGCGTGGCGGTGGCCCAGATCGGTCAGCACACGTTTGATATCTGCAAAGACTATGTCGATGAAGTGATCACCGTCAGCACTGACGAGATCTGCGCGGCGATCAAGGATATCTACGACGATACCCGCTCGATCACCGAGCCGGCCGGCGCACTGGGCGTGGCCGGGATCAAGAAGTACGTCGAGCTGCGTGGTGTTACCGGGCAAACCCTGGTGGCCATCGACTCCGGTGCCAACGTCAACTTCGACCGTTTGCGCCATGTGGCCGAGCGCGCCGAACTGGGCGAAGGCCGCGAAGCGATCATCGCCGTGACCATCCCCGAGAAACCGGGCAGCTTCAAGGCGTTCTGCGAAGCCATCGGCAAACGCCAGATCACTGAATTCAACTACCGCTACAGCACCGGCAGCGAGGCGCATATTTTCGTGGGCGTGCAGACGCATCCGGAGACCGACCCGCGCAGCGCATTGATCGCGAGCCTGGTGCAGCAGGGTTTCCCGGTGCTCGACCTGACCGACAACGAACTGGCCAAATTGCACATCCGTCACATGGTCGGTGGTCGCGCGGCGCATGTCGTGGATGAAGTGGTGTTGCGCTTCGAGTTCCCGGAGCGCCCGGGTGCGTTGTTCAACTTCCTGCATAAGCTTGGCGGGCGCTGGAACATTTCGATGTTCCACTACCGCAACCATGGCGCGGCCGATGGCCGGGTGGTCGCCGGCCTGCAAGTGCCTGATGACGAGCGTCACCTGGTGCCGGCGGCGTTGGCAGAAATCGGTTATCCGTACTGGGATGAGAGCAACAACCCGGCCTATAAGCTGTTTCTCGGCTGA
- a CDS encoding DUF2269 domain-containing protein, translating into METLTALKAAHVAATVVLLLSALGLAIWVWRTRRNGDASAPARTLQRPWVFVWLLMGLALLSMPFTGWWLVHLVGWPLGQTWLLASSVIYTVAALAWFWLVVRLNKLRKAKVGGGKFTFALAVFSFVCFIAIAGLMGAKPV; encoded by the coding sequence ATGGAAACATTAACCGCCCTCAAGGCTGCGCATGTCGCGGCGACGGTTGTGCTGTTGCTGAGTGCACTGGGGCTGGCGATCTGGGTCTGGCGTACGCGACGCAACGGTGACGCCTCGGCACCTGCGCGGACGTTGCAGCGGCCCTGGGTCTTTGTCTGGTTGCTGATGGGCCTGGCGTTGCTGAGCATGCCGTTCACCGGTTGGTGGCTGGTCCACCTGGTGGGTTGGCCGCTGGGGCAGACCTGGTTGCTGGCCTCCAGCGTGATCTACACCGTGGCGGCGCTGGCCTGGTTCTGGCTAGTGGTGCGGCTGAACAAGCTGCGCAAGGCTAAGGTGGGCGGCGGCAAGTTCACCTTCGCGTTGGCGGTGTTCAGTTTTGTGTGTTTTATCGCGATTGCGGGATTGATGGGCGCCAAGCCGGTTTAA